The Methanobacterium sp. genome has a segment encoding these proteins:
- a CDS encoding DUF2162 domain-containing protein: protein MLELLWQFGILLAVLVFSIKIGLIAGFAGLSKKAAGVIAANYGAGIFILTFLISGHADIVYKVVNEYNFVIFMALALIIIYTGFYTLREWKLHSNHDKASGIAMIALCPCCFGAVLTAIVLASPFNGVSIASIGQYVAIYLSFTIVAFYFASGAIIRISKEPFPVLLGNFMLFVGLFFLVSAIVIPNISKVLQSPMSPMEVPSMETWIYALVFVLVLMFAGFHITKKKSDLIQMR, encoded by the coding sequence ATGTTAGAGTTATTGTGGCAATTTGGAATATTATTGGCAGTTTTAGTGTTCAGTATTAAAATAGGGCTTATAGCAGGATTTGCTGGACTTTCAAAAAAAGCGGCCGGAGTAATAGCAGCAAATTATGGTGCAGGGATATTCATCCTAACTTTTCTAATCTCAGGACATGCAGATATAGTGTACAAAGTAGTAAATGAATATAATTTTGTCATATTCATGGCCCTGGCGCTTATAATTATCTATACAGGTTTCTATACCCTTAGAGAATGGAAGTTGCATAGCAACCATGATAAAGCATCAGGTATAGCAATGATAGCACTCTGTCCATGCTGTTTTGGAGCAGTTTTAACAGCAATAGTGCTTGCATCTCCATTTAATGGAGTTTCTATAGCGTCTATAGGGCAGTATGTGGCGATTTATTTAAGTTTTACAATAGTAGCATTCTATTTTGCATCTGGTGCAATAATCAGAATCTCAAAAGAACCTTTCCCTGTTTTGCTTGGTAATTTCATGCTTTTTGTTGGGCTATTTTTTTTAGTGTCTGCTATTGTGATTCCCAATATAAGTAAGGTTCTTCAATCTCCAATGAGCCCAATGGAGGTTCCATCCATGGAAACATGGATATATGCACTGGTATTTGTGCTTGTACTGATGTTTGCTGGATTTCATATAACAAAAAAGAAGAGTGATTTAATACAAATGAGGTGA